In Amphiprion ocellaris isolate individual 3 ecotype Okinawa chromosome 2, ASM2253959v1, whole genome shotgun sequence, the genomic stretch TTCCAGTGGCTACACCCTCCTCCAGAAAACTCAAGGCAGATGGGCAGGCCATGTTGTAAGAATGTTTGACAGCTGACTGCCAAAACAGCTGCTGTACTGTGAACTGTCCCAGGGCAAGCGCACAGTCAGGGGACAGAAGAAATGATTCAAGGGCTGCCTCAAAATGTCCCTCAAAGACCTGGGCATCAATCCCAGTACATGGGATTTGCTTGACTGGGACTGTTCAACTTGACAAAGCAGAGTCACGGCAGCAGTCTGTACAGCAGAGAACAGATGGATTGAAGAGGCACAGAGAAAATGTGCCGCACGCAAAGCCAGAGCAACCTCTACCTCCACAGCAGCACCCACTCACACTTGTCCTACATGTGGACAAGCCTTCCAGGCCTAGATTGGCTTCTCCAGCCATCTTCGGACCCATAATCACTGGTTTTCATACTAACGTTGAAGTTGCAGCCTTCTTCGATCATGAAGGGCGAACATCACCAAGTACTTATGGTGGTCATGGTTCAAGTCATGTTTTCTGGGAGATCAAATAGTTACTTCCCTTGATAAGCAGGAAATCAATTTACAACTGTTTGataacttgtttttcttgaatttttttgttgatgttctGTCGCTCTTACAGTTAAAATAAACTCACTATTAAAATTCTAGACTGACCGTGTTTTTGTATATGGCCAAAATCATAAAACATGCAGGGGATCAAATACTTATTTCCCTCACTGTACTTTCATTCATAAGACTGAGATTGCTTTTCTGTGTACAGCACGTTCTCAGGTTCTCAGGTTGATGTAACGAGATTGTTGTTTGggttaatgtttaaaatttttaataaaaaaattgtacCTCATGTTATTGTAGAATTTTAGTCTTGAACCTTTTTCCGATTTACTTCAGAATCTCCCACATGCCCTCTGGTTGAACTGTGATTGAGATTTCATATTTGCTTTTCAACTGTGGCTTTGTCTTTGTCACAGTCCTAGGAAGCTTTGACTGGTGCAAGTTATTGTATGCACATTAtctcatctcagctgctgaaactTGTAACTCTTTCAGAGGAGttataggtgtcttggtggcctctctcactgctttttttttttcatggtcactcagtttttgaagaTGATCTGCTGTAGACAGATTTATGCATGTGGCGtattctttccttttttaatgACGAATTTAACTATACTCAAAGGGATACTCAATGACTTCTCCTAACGTATTATTTTCAGTGCCCTTTCCAGAGAGTTTCTTGGAGTGGTCTTTTATCTTGATTGTggaccagtgactggaccttccaccCGAGACACATTTTTTGCACTCAGATGGTTTTTAGTTCACTAAATGTGTTCCTTCTGTCACCAATTGGTTGCACTTGCgttgagtcactttaaaggtgGTAAAAAATTATGCAATAACTGATTTTACAtcgacattttaaaaaaatgttgtagtTAATtctggactttttaaaaaagtgttggGAAATTCTTgccaaaaaagccaaattcaCTTCACCACAATTcaatattgaaaaacaaaacaaggggAACATGTCAGACGAAGGTGAAAACTTCTTTACAAGTGTTCACTTATGTTTACCATGAGTAAAATTTTGCATTTACATGGATGGTTTTCAGGTAAAACTATTCTCTTTATCGAACAAAAAATCCAATTTatgtattaaaatattatatcataGCAGAAAGGACCAAAAACAAGTAGGTTGTCTCAAGTATATACTTTGTatcatgaatatttattttgtttgtcaaaTAACGTTTGACATAAAATGAGCAATAGGCAATTCATCAATTGTCTTCACTCCTCCTCTCAGCATATTAACAAATGAAAGTGGAACTATTACTCATAAAACATTGTTCAGGATGAAAACAGACTGAGGGTGTATATATACTTTTATTAAAATGAGCACACACAGAAGTAAAATACATAACTGCTCTTACTCTTGATGTTGGATGTCATCATGCTTGTGTGCTCTGATTTATCACATCCAGCTGATTAAAAAACTTCACACGCAGGTGGGGAAGTTCATCACACCATCAATACACGTCTGACGCATTCCCACTCTGTCGACACGTCTTGTTCCATAGATACATGAGAAGTCAATTACATCATTATGGGGTACGTACAGCTTTTTTTCATTACTAAATTTAAACCTAATATTGTGTATTCCCATGACATCTTCATCCACAGTACAGGGCTCTGCAAAAGAttgcagaaaataaatattagtaAATTACAGAAATGTACAACATACCAAATTATTGCTACTCTATGTTAGAAATAAATTTTGGATGTTTCAAAACAAATCAGGAGCAAATTCTGTCACAATACTCAACATACAGAGCAAATATTACTTGCCAGCAGACTGTGATGTGACTGTGAcatgttttttcatttcattgttttttaggtTAGTCAAAGACCTCCATACATAACacctaaaaatacagatattacaCTCCACCCAGTgtataacaacaaaaacttgtTCTTTTCACTTTTCATATCCATTCAAAGTAAtgctttaaaaaagaagaagaattttcaacatttccagTGATTATAAGTGTTTTCCTACAGTATAGTTGTACTAATACTTGAAGAATACTTAAATAAGTGGTGTCTCATTCCCACACCAAACTACATGAATGTCACTGAAGTCAAAAGCTGTTATGGCACCTAGGAGTCTTCCTTTGCATCAAGATCAGAATTATCTGCTCTCTTGCTAGTGGTGGATCCTAGAAACTGATGCTTCTGTGGCTCCGTGATTTTTTGAAGTcccccaggagaactatggagtccccAGGTGGTACCCCCTCTGTTCGGTGCATAAGTACAAACAACAGAGTGTTCCCCTCCGCAACACGAAGTCGCAGAGAGGTGACCCTCTCATTTTCCGGGGAGAACTCCAACAAAACGGCGCTCAGCCGGGGGCTCGTGAGTATCCCCACACCCGCCCGGCGCCTCTCACCCTGGGCAACTCCAGAAAaggagagagtccaaccccttTCCAGGATCCTGGTTCCGGAAACTTTGCTGTGCAtggaggtgagcccaactaTATTTAGCCGGTATCACTCCACCTCCCACACAGCTCAGGTTCCTTCCCCACCAGTGACGTGACGTTCCACGTCCCCAAGGCTAGTCTAcgccagcagggggcagtgcGCCTAGACACCCGCTCCTGCCTACTACCTGGTTGGCATAGCACCCAACCCCGATTTCCTCTCCATTGGGTGGTGGGCCCACCAGGCGGTGATCCCATGTTACTTTTTGGGCTGTGCCCGACCGAGCCCCATGGGGACCCAAGGCTCGGCCACCAGGTGCTCTCTGATGAGCCCCCCCCAGCCACACCCGCCATGGTTTCCCTGGTTCAGGAGAGGTGGCAGTGTTCCTTTTCTTTGCTGTCATCAGGGTTTACTGAATCTCTCTTTGTATGGTCCCTCCCCTAGGAACAGTTTGCCTCGGAAGACCCTACCAGGGGCTAATGCCCCGGACAACATAGCTCCCAGGATCACAGGGACACTCAAACCCCTCCACCGCGATAAGGTGGTGATTCATCAGGGGGATTTGCTGTACCTACCCTGAGAACTGGTGATGGATTGACTACTCTTTtatattgtcttcatttattaATAATGATTAATAAACAGAGGGACCAGGCCTTCTCTGTCAAGACCTTGTAGTTATGAAATAACCTGTTGGAGGATATGAGGCTGAAAGAGTCCAAACACACTTTTAAATGTGTCTGCTGTGTCAGccattaatattattttacttaGTTTGTAATGCCTAATGACTGTGATGTGCAATGACTCTGTatgattacagtttttctctattgataagacactaaattccattcactgcacacagctgcacacatttctcaaaaacaggactctgctgtccaaattttggacactattcatggtttgcacacagtttccaaaatgcttgcactctttttgcaaaagactgaacacgttttttgctcatttgaacacactttttcactcatagcacacatttttcataaagtgaacactaggaagcagaattgggacactgttccaacactgctgtcacgattaagacacaacaggacaaagctgaaaacacttttaccaatgaactgcacactataaaacctgctgggaaacagcattagctgttcagaatgcaatCTGTCGTTAtggtcagcagatggtaaggatggtgcataaagtaaatggtttcaggtttactgtggtttactttacatgtacGTAAACgttgtttgtcatttctgaggactgtttcttttttttacacttcatgtgaaaacacagtgagagacgagtgttttgtatttagcagtggaGTGTCCTAGTTTTTATtcgtgtcttaattttgaaaacaaagttcagattttgacaataaagtgcacttttgacacaagtgtgcaatGTATTGTGAATTGTGGTCAAATCaagaaaatagtgtgcagtgttgggaaatgtgtgctatttttcaggaacagtgtcttatcaattgagaaaaactgtaatagatTTTATCACTTCGACAGACCATGCAAACCAAAATCAGTTGTACCGATGCAAAATCTGAACAGAGCTTAGTATGAAAAATATACATGGAACTGTAACTTACTGAGGCATCTCATCTGTCCAATCCATTCACCATTTTTGCAGGTCCTGAATGGCCCACCCTCCATTTGGTAAAGATTCTGACAGAGGTATTCAACCTTTTCATTATGTCTGTACTGGATTTGAACAGTTTCCTTGGTGTCTCCATCTGCAAGAGTTGGCGGTATCCCACAACCCTCAGGAACTACAAGACAGAGGTAGAGAAAATACAAGTTGATGTGTTATTGTGTCATAACTATTACACTTTCACATCTTTGCTGCCATGCATCGTGGACTTCAAACTAAATTCAAATATAAACAGTTATACTTGATATTATCTGGGTGAATTATCCCACTAATGATATGTGACTTCTGGGCTTTGAACTGACATCTGGTATCAGTGCTCTTTTTATCCTGACTGAGCTCTCACTGTGATGGTTGTTCAAAGTTAGGTGAGTGCAGTAAGTAGTGCACTTCAGTAATAActttaaatggcattttttcttctttgttcagtaaaacacaaaaacacagtatgTCAACAGATGGCGTTTTAactttaaccctaaaatcataTTTTAGTCTCTCTTGCAAGAGATCTTGAGCTCAGTGAGATTTCCTGAAGAAATAAAGCTCAACTTGATAACTACTGCTGGCAGCGTAATGTCACCACAGCGTATTTGTTGTTACAGATTAGTTTCATATAGAGATATTTTCTAGGAAACAGAGTGGTATTGTTCTCTGAGGTATTGTTGTTCTGTAATATTCTGTGCTTGGCGTATTCATCTCCATCTTTTCAGTACATCTGTTGCCTTGTTCTGTAATTATAACTTCGTCTATAATGTCATAATAATACATTAAAGTCCAGAGTTTTAGCATTTCATGAGGCATTTATAAATACTTTGAGAATCTGATAATTCAGCTGGCAGCCTAACTCAGCTTTAAAACTGGAATCTCTGTAAGTTTTCTCCGAGTAACTTtgtgaaatgcttttttttatgtACGTACGTATACATGTGATGTTTTTCTCCTCCCACTGGCCAGCATTGCATCTAATTGTGTCTTCTCCCTCCACTGTAAAGTTATCACGACACTGATAAGTTACTTCAGAGTCAGACAAGTACTCCTTCTGATATGAAGACAAAACCACAGCATTCTGAATTTTAGGAGGGGGACTGCAGTGAACAGCGGTTGCTGCAAGAGATGAAAACAGGACAGTGTTAATTTTTACCCTGCAATCTGTTGCAATAAATATTTTCTGCCATAAATGCATGTGGTAAAATAATCTTGACGTTGACTCACGTTCACAGATTGTTTCGAGTGATAATCCAGGTCCAGCTAGAAGCCATTTTCCGTTGTGACAAATTAAGAGGTTATTCTGAGCATAGTATCCTTCATTGCAAATAATCTCTGAAGTCCGGGCTCCTCTATTAACTTGGGGGTTTACTTTCCCATTAGGAATCACAGGAGTTTCTCCACAAAGTCCTTTGTCTAGAGTTGACACAATTACAAACAATTAGGATTGTATATTGTTAGCAAAATATCGGCAATACTGAAAATTACTTTTCTATTCAAAATGATTGTCACTATAAGCAGCAGGGAAGCAGAGCCACTGCTTGGATACAGTAAATGCAAGAACACTGGGCAGCAAATACGAACAATTTACAGCAATTTCTTTTGTGTCATACATTTCTGGAATAATATAGATAATATAGATTCTAAAACTTGAATTCACCATGCAGCTAAAAATGATGTGGCTGATTGTGATACAGTCTACATTCTACAAACCACTGTGGCTAGTTGGCTCCATTATAGTACCATATACAATAGTAAGACAGTAAAGATTAATTACCAATACACTGGTTGAGTCCAGACCAAACACCACCAATACATCTGGCTTCACCCCACCAGCCTTTGGTGGAAAGCTTATAACCATCATTACAGGTGTAGTACAGCTTGTCTTGGTATGGACCAACAATAAATCCATATGGCACGTCAGCTTTTTGACACTCTGTGTTatcaagaaaacagaaaaaaaaaaatgcaaataacatTAGTTAGACAGTGAGAcaggtctgtctgtgtgctgatggttcccagaggatgaatcccaCTGACTGGAGATCTTTCAGCATGGATTAGCATTCAGCACATTAGTCACTTACTTTTATTTAATACTAAATACCTGCAAACCCAGTGATGTTTTTATCAGCTCCAGCAAAACTTGGATAGTTAACTTGATCAATATATTTGCTAAACAGCAATATGCTAGTATTGTGATGGTGAGAATGCTAGAATGCTGTTTTTTGCATTCAAGAGGTAAAGCTTCATGATCCTGCTAGCATGGCAATAGTAATACACATCCTTAAAATGATTACTCTAAGTAATCACACTACTAATGCCATTTAAATCTGAGACATTTATCTGTTTGGAGAAATTTCTTTCAAATGTTGCTATTAAAAACATACCACAATTAGGcttcaaactgtaaataattaattataGTTGTGTATTCTTACCTGAACAGCTCTTTATTCCTGTCCAATCACCTCGAATACAGGTAAtagtaaaagtgtttttattgcCGTTCATGCAAGTGTACTGGACTCGTTCATTGTGATAGTAACGGTCCCTGGAGTTGTAGGAAATTTCTGCGTTTTCAATGTTGAGTTTGGTACAGTATGTTCCTGGGGACAAATTATATTACACTTCAGTATTTCATACAGATAAATGACTAATTTATGAAATAATGTCCTGCTTACATGAACAACATTTACAAAGAGTAAAAAAAGGCACTGACAATAGAGAAAAATGACTTGAATGCAACAAAATGAGTGAATGTCTCATTTCATCAGGACATCTGATCTGTGCCTCTCACCAGACCAgcacagttttcatgttttaaatgtataaaaatagtCGAACTGAAAGTCAACATGCACTAACTACAGCTAATGAACTATTAcaatttttctcaattgataagacactaaattccattcactgcacacagctgcacatatttctcaaaaacaggactctgctgtccaaattttggacactattcatggtttgcacacagtttccaaaacgcttgcactctttttgcaaaagactgaacacgttttttactcatttgaacacactttttcactcataacacacattttctaaaagtgaacactaggaagcagaattgggacactgttccaacactgctgtcacaattaagacacaacaggtcaaagctgaaaacacttttaccaatgagctgcacactataaaacctgctgggaaacagaaTAAGCggttcagaatggatgtcagaggagcaagaggtcatgttgTAAGAAGAGGACGTGGACGACCacagccagaaccagaaccagaaccagaaccagaacctggacctgcccctgcacctggtcctggaccactttacatggtgtgtaaatgttgtttgtcacttcagtgacatgtctatactggaacaatacaagcaatcagaaatgttctgagaatactgtaaaaaatctaatgtataattctggttcacaagtgctggtaaaattacagaaagtgtacatgactgactttttttctgtttcgtgtgcgtttgttccagagagtttttcagttggattctgatgatagaCCACATGAACACACCTAAGTAGATGAAgctggtttcaacctggccaagaggaggagaagagggagaaacatcatTGGACAACGGGCTATAGTCAACGTCCAGGTCAGCGTGGGGGCAACgtaaccctctgtgctgcaataagcAATCTGGGAGTAACTGACCATCATGCAGTTCTGGACCCATAgaacacccagcatttgttgactaGATGGGCTTGGTGAGGGCTGACTGACATGGGTGCAGCAGGGCGTTTGGCAAGAAGacagtttttgttgctgtctgggacaatgttagttttatagaggactattgattagGTAATGAttcaatatgaaccctcaagttattgtggtttttctgccaccatattctccctttctgaatcctacagaagaattcttctctacatggaggtggaaggtatatgagcggcAGCAAtgctttgggaaaatctctagCAATCAGGGGTCTTGGCAtctggtgatgtttctgttgatgcatatcagggctggatcagacacactagatCTTTCTtcccagagaaaacatagcttgtgatgttgatgagatCATtgtggcctgaccaggctgaaagaattgatgcagatgtggtgtaaatatttgcatactgtactgtgtacaatacagtgctgtattttttgtctaacattatttttcttttataatgtACACTCAAGCACTGCAATGcccccctctgattcatttataggatgcatttgtgtttaagttgtcatttttgaggactgtataaTTTTTTACTtcttgtgaaaacacagtgagagaagagtgttttgtatttagcagtgcagtgtcc encodes the following:
- the LOC111575813 gene encoding coagulation factor XIII B chain-like isoform X1 → MTSFHLFTFFILWLNMNESLQQDEGIKCRAPVIANGVVLGDVQEYKENQVLHYQCDPQYKRAEERQSKCTKVGTKAEWSPTPACESIKCEVKLPALEGTRYEPAFRNVFLPGDTLRVLCGEKHWIVDHQTTSAETTCQSDGKWSIRPLCHEVICSSQRDPHLYSWGVYWYDQKRLGDSAYYRCRNGYQSTSRNNQATCTRDGWTPKPLCRGTYCTKLNIENAEISYNSRDRYYHNERVQYTCMNGNKNTFTITCIRGDWTGIKSCSECQKADVPYGFIVGPYQDKLYYTCNDGYKLSTKGWWGEARCIGGVWSGLNQCIDKGLCGETPVIPNGKVNPQVNRGARTSEIICNEGYYAQNNLLICHNGKWLLAGPGLSLETICEPTAVHCSPPPKIQNAVVLSSYQKEYLSDSEVTYQCRDNFTVEGEDTIRCNAGQWEEKNITCILPEGCGIPPTLADGDTKETVQIQYRHNEKVEYLCQNLYQMEGGPFRTCKNGEWIGQMRCLKPCTVDEDVMGIHNIRFKFSNEKKLYVPHNDVIDFSCIYGTRRVDRVGMRQTCIDGVMNFPTCV
- the LOC111575813 gene encoding coagulation factor XIII B chain-like isoform X2, whose amino-acid sequence is MYCDQNGQWIGTEPKCTEGIKCRAPVIANGVVLGDVQEYKENQVLHYQCDPQYKRAEERQSKCTKVGTKAEWSPTPACESIKCEVKLPALEGTRYEPAFRNVFLPGDTLRVLCGEKHWIVDHQTTSAETTCQSDGKWSIRPLCHEVICSSQRDPHLYSWGVYWYDQKRLGDSAYYRCRNGYQSTSRNNQATCTRDGWTPKPLCRGTYCTKLNIENAEISYNSRDRYYHNERVQYTCMNGNKNTFTITCIRGDWTGIKSCSECQKADVPYGFIVGPYQDKLYYTCNDGYKLSTKGWWGEARCIGGVWSGLNQCIDKGLCGETPVIPNGKVNPQVNRGARTSEIICNEGYYAQNNLLICHNGKWLLAGPGLSLETICEPTAVHCSPPPKIQNAVVLSSYQKEYLSDSEVTYQCRDNFTVEGEDTIRCNAGQWEEKNITCILPEGCGIPPTLADGDTKETVQIQYRHNEKVEYLCQNLYQMEGGPFRTCKNGEWIGQMRCLKPCTVDEDVMGIHNIRFKFSNEKKLYVPHNDVIDFSCIYGTRRVDRVGMRQTCIDGVMNFPTCV